The Litoribacterium kuwaitense genome has a window encoding:
- a CDS encoding KinB-signaling pathway activation protein, with amino-acid sequence MNSRKWVYLFTTTLAIGIVATIIAGFIIRWSDYKSLFTQGEIGEILVVALWFLGIGAIFSLISQMGFFAYLFIHRFGLGIFKTISLWNAIQIVLIAFALFDLFFFRYQAFGDGGPVAPYVWPAVLLLLFSLPIAALKAYDTNTKEAFPSALFFMVVVTMIEWFPVLRENEWDWVLLMIIPLFLCNAWQVLILHRLVGTGTEKKSAA; translated from the coding sequence GTGAATAGTCGAAAGTGGGTATATTTATTTACAACAACGCTTGCCATAGGAATTGTTGCAACAATCATTGCTGGGTTTATCATTCGATGGTCTGATTATAAAAGCTTGTTTACACAAGGTGAAATTGGGGAAATCCTTGTGGTGGCGCTTTGGTTTTTAGGTATAGGGGCCATCTTCAGTCTGATTAGTCAAATGGGCTTCTTCGCCTATTTATTTATTCACAGATTTGGACTTGGTATTTTTAAGACAATATCACTCTGGAACGCTATACAAATCGTCTTGATCGCCTTTGCCTTATTCGATCTCTTCTTTTTTCGCTATCAGGCGTTCGGAGACGGTGGACCAGTGGCTCCGTATGTATGGCCGGCGGTGCTATTACTGTTGTTTAGCCTTCCGATCGCAGCATTAAAAGCTTATGACACCAACACAAAAGAAGCATTCCCGTCCGCGTTATTTTTTATGGTTGTTGTCACGATGATCGAATGGTTTCCTGTCTTACGTGAAAATGAATGGGATTGGGTGTTGCTCATGATCATTCCGCTATTTTTATGTAACGCTTGGCAAGTACTCATCTTACATCGTCTCGTAGGCACAGGAACAGAAAAGAAGTCAGCAGCTTAA
- the gerD gene encoding spore germination lipoprotein GerD, with amino-acid sequence MKKMAWLLLLIVLTACGSGAQAQQQGEYDTTKKMVVDILKTDEGKKALQNVLEDNQLKQAMLMDQEFVEEAMRTTLLSEEAKKFWQETLKDSQTAEAMAKSMEKQNEKLLKQLMKDPAYQKLMLELLKNPQVEEQMSEVMKSQALREHMQSVITDTLESPLFQSKLQEAVQKAGGGGQGQQGQQGQGGSGDSGGEESSQSETGGGGG; translated from the coding sequence ATGAAGAAAATGGCATGGCTCCTCTTGTTGATCGTACTCACCGCATGCGGCTCAGGCGCACAAGCGCAGCAGCAAGGCGAATACGACACCACTAAAAAGATGGTTGTCGATATTTTAAAGACGGATGAAGGAAAGAAAGCTCTTCAAAACGTCCTTGAGGATAATCAGCTCAAACAAGCAATGCTGATGGATCAGGAGTTTGTCGAAGAGGCAATGCGTACAACCCTTCTTTCTGAAGAAGCAAAAAAGTTTTGGCAGGAAACGCTAAAGGACAGCCAAACTGCGGAAGCAATGGCGAAAAGCATGGAGAAGCAAAACGAAAAACTTCTCAAACAGTTAATGAAGGATCCAGCGTACCAAAAGCTCATGCTCGAATTATTAAAAAATCCACAGGTTGAAGAGCAGATGAGTGAAGTTATGAAAAGCCAAGCCTTGCGAGAGCATATGCAATCGGTCATCACTGATACATTAGAAAGTCCTCTATTCCAGTCCAAGCTCCAAGAAGCCGTTCAAAAAGCTGGTGGCGGTGGCCAAGGTCAGCAAGGACAACAGGGTCAAGGAGGAAGTGGTGATAGCGGTGGTGAAGAGTCTTCGCAATCCGAGACTGGCGGCGGCGGTGGCTAA